The Chryseobacterium sp. 52 genome includes a region encoding these proteins:
- a CDS encoding UDP-N-acetylmuramoyl-L-alanyl-D-glutamate--2,6-diaminopimelate ligase, producing MIITELLKRIPVLEIHGDDAREVSELVFDSRKITENSLYVAVRGTVADGHSYIASSVEKGAKAVVCEEFPETMDENVTYIKVKDSSTALGHLASNFYGNPSQKLKLIGVTGTNGKTSVSTLLFDVFKNLGYDSALLSTVEIRIGEEIIPATHTTPDVITINKILAQAVEKGCEFAFMEVSSHGIAQNRIEGLHFKIAGFTNLTHDHLDYHKTFDEYLKTKKRFFDGLEDTAVAITNVDDKNGLVMLQNTKAKKKSYALKTMADYHGKSLEIDFNGMLLNFNGKEFWTTLTGKFNVYNLLLVFGIASELGFEQDEILQAISKLKRVSGRFETFKSDGGIFFIVDYAHTPDALENILDSINDIRTKNERLITVFGCGGDRDHTKRSEMGNIATKKSTLAIITSDNPRTEDPAQIIKEIEAGVESQNFSKYTSIPDRKEAIKMAIKFAEPKDIVLVAGKGHETYQEINGVKHHFDDKETINELWKLMSK from the coding sequence ATGATAATAACAGAATTATTAAAAAGAATCCCAGTTTTAGAAATTCACGGCGACGATGCCCGTGAGGTCTCAGAATTGGTTTTCGACAGCAGAAAGATTACGGAAAACTCACTTTACGTTGCAGTGAGAGGAACCGTTGCAGACGGACATTCATACATTGCATCATCTGTTGAAAAAGGTGCAAAAGCAGTGGTTTGTGAAGAATTTCCTGAGACTATGGATGAAAATGTAACCTACATTAAGGTGAAAGATTCCTCTACAGCATTGGGACATCTTGCCTCCAATTTTTATGGAAACCCCTCTCAGAAACTTAAATTAATAGGAGTTACCGGAACCAACGGAAAAACGTCAGTATCTACCCTTCTTTTTGATGTCTTCAAAAACTTAGGATATGATTCTGCATTACTTTCTACTGTGGAAATCAGAATCGGGGAAGAAATTATTCCTGCCACACATACCACACCGGATGTAATTACCATCAATAAAATATTAGCTCAGGCAGTTGAAAAAGGCTGTGAGTTTGCTTTCATGGAGGTAAGCTCCCACGGAATTGCTCAAAACAGAATTGAAGGACTGCATTTTAAAATTGCAGGATTCACCAACCTTACCCACGATCACCTGGACTATCATAAAACCTTTGACGAGTATTTAAAAACTAAGAAAAGATTTTTTGACGGCCTTGAAGATACTGCCGTAGCCATCACTAATGTTGATGACAAAAATGGTCTGGTAATGCTTCAGAACACAAAAGCAAAGAAAAAGTCTTACGCTTTAAAAACCATGGCAGATTATCACGGAAAATCTTTAGAAATTGATTTCAACGGAATGCTGTTGAACTTCAACGGAAAAGAATTCTGGACAACACTGACAGGAAAGTTCAACGTGTATAATTTACTGCTTGTCTTCGGAATTGCATCAGAATTAGGTTTTGAGCAGGATGAAATTCTTCAGGCCATCAGTAAGCTAAAAAGAGTTTCCGGAAGATTTGAAACATTCAAATCAGACGGAGGTATATTCTTCATTGTAGATTATGCACATACACCGGATGCTTTGGAAAACATTCTGGACAGCATCAATGATATCAGAACGAAAAACGAAAGACTGATCACCGTTTTCGGATGCGGAGGCGACAGAGATCATACCAAAAGGTCTGAAATGGGAAATATTGCCACTAAAAAATCAACACTGGCAATCATCACTTCAGATAACCCTAGAACTGAAGATCCCGCACAGATCATCAAAGAAATTGAAGCAGGTGTTGAATCTCAAAACTTCAGCAAATACACTTCAATTCCGGACAGAAAAGAAGCCATCAAAATGGCGATCAAATTTGCAGAACCAAAAGATATTGTTTTGGTAGCCGGAAAAGGCCACGAAACCTATCAGGAGATTAATGGTGTAAAACATCATTTTGACGATAAAGAAACCATCAACGAGCTTTGGAAGCTAATGAGTAAATAG